The following are encoded in a window of Telmatobacter sp. DSM 110680 genomic DNA:
- a CDS encoding YdcH family protein codes for MDEINDSTLSEEIGRLHAEHRRYAQRLEELLQKPYLSTDEELEEVRLKKLKLHAKDLIYALEHRAPAIA; via the coding sequence ATGGATGAGATAAATGACTCCACGCTGAGCGAAGAAATTGGCCGTCTTCATGCCGAACATCGTCGCTACGCTCAGCGGTTGGAAGAATTGCTTCAGAAACCTTATCTCTCTACGGATGAGGAACTCGAAGAAGTTCGCTTGAAGAAGCTGAAACTACATGCCAAGGACCTGATTTACGCTCTCGAGCATCGGGCCCCGGCAATCGCGTAG
- a CDS encoding Asd/ArgC dimerization domain-containing protein translates to MYKIAIVGASTLLGKELKEALTESSLATASFTLFDEEEGLGQLDQLGDEVTFVQAVSGESFEHVDFTFFCGTETMTRKYWREALRAGSTVLDLSGALDQEPGVLVRSPWVGEQDVAADLFTPAVVPAHPAALALALLMERLQQTAPVREAAATVMLPASEFGRAAMDELHQQTVNLLSFQSIPRETFDAQLAYNLLSGFGENSKVRMGAMDARIRRQYASLAGRRLSVLAIQTISAPVFHGHTFSIFAELERPVDLSALEDALSGDHVDLVLEDTDSPSNLSATGQNDVLVRLRLEPGTRNANESARVWLWAASDNLRLFAQNAVECALDLRRLRPQGTVQ, encoded by the coding sequence GTGTACAAGATTGCCATCGTTGGAGCGTCCACACTGCTGGGGAAAGAGTTGAAAGAGGCTCTTACCGAGTCGTCGCTTGCCACAGCGAGCTTCACCCTCTTTGACGAAGAAGAGGGCCTTGGCCAACTCGATCAACTTGGCGACGAGGTCACTTTTGTTCAAGCTGTGAGCGGGGAGTCGTTCGAGCACGTGGACTTCACCTTTTTCTGCGGAACAGAGACCATGACGCGCAAATACTGGCGTGAGGCACTGCGAGCCGGATCGACGGTGCTGGATCTTTCAGGTGCTCTCGACCAGGAGCCCGGGGTTCTGGTGCGTTCGCCGTGGGTGGGAGAGCAGGATGTAGCCGCCGATTTGTTTACCCCGGCGGTGGTTCCAGCGCATCCGGCAGCACTGGCGCTGGCGCTTTTGATGGAGCGCTTACAGCAGACTGCTCCGGTGAGGGAAGCTGCGGCGACCGTTATGCTGCCCGCGAGCGAGTTTGGCCGGGCCGCGATGGATGAACTTCATCAACAGACGGTAAATCTTTTGAGCTTTCAATCGATACCGCGCGAGACGTTTGACGCGCAACTGGCTTACAACCTGCTTTCTGGCTTCGGCGAAAATTCCAAAGTCCGCATGGGCGCGATGGACGCGCGGATACGGCGTCAGTACGCCTCGCTAGCTGGGAGACGCCTCTCAGTTCTGGCGATACAAACGATCAGCGCGCCCGTTTTTCATGGCCACACCTTTTCGATCTTCGCCGAACTGGAGCGGCCGGTGGACTTATCGGCGCTGGAAGACGCGTTAAGTGGTGACCATGTGGATCTAGTGCTTGAAGACACTGATTCGCCTTCGAATCTCTCGGCCACCGGACAGAACGATGTGCTGGTTCGGCTTCGACTTGAGCCGGGGACGCGCAATGCAAATGAATCGGCGCGGGTCTGGTTATGGGCGGCGTCGGACAATTTGCGGCTGTTTGCTCAAAATGCGGTGGAGTGTGCGCTGGACCTGCGAAGGCTGAGGCCGCAGGGCACGGTGCAGTAG
- a CDS encoding phosphatidylcholine/phosphatidylserine synthase: MNFSEAELAKAKKKARLRRGMFILPSLFTAMNIGAGYFAITQTIEAASSAAQTNGAQMHLDWAAIAILLAIPFDSLDGRIARMTNTASDFGRELDSLADVITFGVAPSLLAFVWGFHFLPDTINPQLRQHLVQAGAFICFLFLMGGASRLARFNISHDPKPRNPGRPDRKYFVGMPIPGAAGLLAATVHFFYGIPVQAWWVAIPWLILVGLAGFLMVSTWRFWSGKEIDLGRSHPFQLLFIIAIVLYVVLRYSGVVLFAIALVYMFSGIWARAAYGWSRRRRRGQRNDSKGLPEGPDPDPLHHS; encoded by the coding sequence TTGAACTTCTCTGAAGCAGAGCTCGCCAAGGCCAAGAAAAAGGCGCGTCTGCGGCGGGGCATGTTTATTCTGCCGTCACTTTTCACCGCGATGAATATCGGCGCGGGCTATTTTGCGATTACGCAGACCATTGAAGCAGCCAGCAGCGCGGCACAGACGAACGGCGCACAGATGCACCTGGATTGGGCGGCAATCGCGATCCTGCTGGCTATTCCGTTCGATTCGCTTGATGGGCGGATCGCGCGCATGACGAATACAGCAAGCGATTTTGGCCGGGAACTGGATTCGCTGGCGGACGTGATTACATTTGGCGTCGCGCCGAGTTTGCTGGCGTTTGTGTGGGGCTTTCATTTCCTGCCCGACACCATTAATCCGCAGCTCCGTCAGCATCTCGTCCAGGCCGGAGCGTTTATTTGCTTTCTGTTTTTGATGGGCGGAGCCTCGCGACTGGCTAGATTCAACATCAGCCATGATCCGAAGCCGAGAAATCCAGGAAGGCCTGATCGCAAATATTTTGTGGGCATGCCGATTCCCGGAGCTGCGGGTCTGCTGGCGGCTACGGTGCATTTCTTTTATGGGATACCGGTGCAGGCATGGTGGGTGGCGATACCCTGGCTGATCCTGGTGGGCCTTGCGGGATTCTTAATGGTGAGCACGTGGCGATTCTGGTCGGGCAAGGAGATCGACCTTGGTCGCAGTCATCCATTCCAGCTACTGTTCATCATTGCGATTGTGCTGTATGTAGTCCTCCGCTATTCCGGCGTGGTTTTGTTCGCGATTGCGCTGGTATACATGTTTTCGGGTATCTGGGCGCGGGCTGCGTATGGATGGTCGCGCCGGCGGCGGCGAGGACAACGAAACGATTCGAAAGGGCTGCCTGAGGGCCCCGATCCTGATCCGCTGCATCACTCCTGA
- the tsaB gene encoding tRNA (adenosine(37)-N6)-threonylcarbamoyltransferase complex dimerization subunit type 1 TsaB, which yields MQGTQSVAEMRAEADFLVLGVDTCGPSGTVALARLKSGAARILRQTELAGRSFSATLVAAIGDLLTGFGIKLGEIGAIVVTSGPGSFTGVRVGLSAVKGLAEPGQIPVVAVSRLGVLSAKAGVGSAALDAHRHEVFLRLVGEDGCTRELLAGAEELSDVHAQPAQIAVCDDQAAELLKASWQGVELVRSDAPTAADAIQLCVARILRREFDDLALLDGHYLRRSDAEIFGDPTAPKAQRA from the coding sequence ATGCAAGGCACTCAATCAGTTGCGGAGATGCGGGCTGAGGCGGACTTTCTGGTGCTGGGAGTGGATACCTGTGGGCCATCGGGGACGGTAGCGCTGGCGCGGCTCAAGAGTGGGGCAGCGAGGATCCTGAGACAGACCGAACTCGCAGGGCGGAGCTTTTCAGCAACGCTGGTGGCGGCCATTGGTGACCTGCTGACGGGGTTCGGGATAAAGCTGGGTGAGATCGGCGCAATTGTCGTGACGAGTGGGCCGGGGAGCTTTACAGGGGTTCGCGTGGGTTTGAGCGCGGTGAAAGGGCTGGCGGAGCCGGGGCAGATTCCGGTGGTTGCGGTGTCTCGGCTGGGGGTGTTGTCGGCGAAGGCTGGAGTCGGGTCGGCGGCATTGGACGCTCATCGGCACGAGGTTTTTCTGCGGCTCGTCGGAGAGGACGGTTGTACGCGAGAGTTGCTGGCGGGAGCGGAGGAGTTGTCGGACGTGCATGCGCAGCCGGCGCAGATTGCGGTTTGCGATGATCAGGCTGCGGAACTCCTGAAAGCGTCGTGGCAAGGAGTCGAACTGGTTCGAAGCGATGCGCCGACCGCGGCGGATGCGATTCAACTATGCGTGGCGCGGATTCTGCGACGGGAGTTTGACGATCTGGCACTCCTGGATGGGCACTATCTGCGGCGATCGGATGCGGAGATCTTCGGCGATCCGACGGCACCGAAGGCGCAGCGAGCATGA
- the rimI gene encoding ribosomal protein S18-alanine N-acetyltransferase translates to MSGKSSILIRTMSASDIDRVVEIASGLDHAPQWPRRVYEAALSESSPRRIILVAEDAGTGAAVGFAVAVMVPSEAELESIGVMAGYQRQGVGRRLFEAVSAELSRVQIRGLVLEVRDSNKAARGFYGSFGFIEVGRRPGYYADPVEDAILMRLDVEGRPDAEKRAHRKVEM, encoded by the coding sequence ATGAGCGGCAAATCGTCGATCTTGATTCGCACGATGAGCGCGTCGGACATTGACCGGGTGGTGGAGATCGCCTCTGGGTTGGATCATGCGCCGCAGTGGCCACGGCGCGTCTACGAGGCTGCACTGAGTGAATCTTCTCCGAGGCGCATTATTCTGGTCGCCGAAGACGCAGGAACCGGAGCGGCGGTGGGCTTTGCGGTGGCTGTGATGGTTCCATCGGAAGCTGAATTGGAGTCGATTGGCGTCATGGCGGGATATCAGCGCCAGGGTGTCGGGCGACGGCTTTTCGAGGCAGTAAGTGCTGAACTTTCTCGTGTTCAAATACGCGGATTGGTGCTTGAAGTGCGCGACTCAAATAAGGCTGCGCGAGGCTTCTACGGGTCCTTTGGGTTTATCGAAGTGGGACGACGGCCGGGCTACTATGCTGACCCCGTTGAGGATGCCATTCTGATGCGTTTGGATGTCGAGGGCAGGCCGGATGCTGAGAAACGAGCGCATCGTAAGGTCGAAATGTGA
- a CDS encoding phosphatidylserine decarboxylase family protein, with product MVRDGYIYGMSLVAVAAVLAWATGTWVWSIVPVLLGAFFVWFFRDPQREIPNGQGLLVSPADGLVTETVRIETPSGPRQRISIFLNVFDVHVNRSPIAGEITAVRYQRGKFLNAMNQKCADLNEQNIVTVHGEGMEIVFKQIAGLIARRIIFNHRVGDRVERGQRVGLIKFGSRTDVILPAEAEIRVKTGQRVKGGSSIIAEMPESELAVGVTAQRKTASASAEPEIVEGDEA from the coding sequence ATGGTTCGTGACGGTTACATCTACGGTATGAGTCTGGTGGCAGTGGCAGCAGTGTTGGCATGGGCCACTGGCACGTGGGTATGGAGTATCGTGCCCGTTCTTCTGGGCGCATTTTTCGTGTGGTTCTTCCGCGATCCTCAACGTGAAATACCTAATGGACAAGGATTGCTGGTTTCGCCTGCCGACGGGTTGGTGACCGAAACCGTTCGCATTGAAACGCCCAGCGGTCCGCGGCAGCGCATCAGCATTTTCCTGAATGTCTTCGATGTGCACGTGAACCGCTCTCCAATTGCGGGGGAGATCACGGCAGTTCGCTATCAGAGGGGGAAATTTCTGAATGCGATGAACCAAAAGTGTGCCGATCTCAACGAACAAAATATCGTGACGGTACACGGCGAGGGCATGGAGATCGTTTTCAAGCAGATCGCGGGGTTGATTGCCCGGCGGATCATCTTCAACCATCGCGTGGGTGACCGCGTGGAGCGGGGCCAGCGCGTCGGGCTGATCAAATTCGGTTCGCGCACGGACGTCATACTGCCTGCCGAGGCAGAGATTCGCGTCAAGACCGGACAGCGGGTGAAGGGCGGATCGTCCATCATTGCTGAGATGCCGGAGTCTGAGCTTGCTGTGGGTGTGACTGCACAGCGGAAGACTGCGAGTGCGAGCGCAGAACCTGAGATCGTCGAAGGAGACGAAGCTTGA
- a CDS encoding IS1595 family transposase, with protein sequence MQEPQTLSEAIRYYSNEQTCIDLLASLRWPDGQVVCTACGEIGNTIWLANQKRWKCRGCKKQFSVKVGTIMEDSPISLDKWMVAFWMLANCRNGVSSYEIKRAIGVTQKSTWHMLHRIRLAMTDLATEKFGTDFPIEIDETFVGGKVRNMHKSRRDKRLNYSAGNGKAIVMGMLERGGRVRARVIADRKVQTMRPVLEGSIERGANVITDEHVSYPFLAKENEYAHEIINHIEGYVRGHIHTNGIENFWSCLKRSLGGTYISVEPFHLERYVDEQVFRFNLRKQENTDASRFKAALKDIVGRRLTYAELTGRLNPAA encoded by the coding sequence GTGCAAGAACCTCAGACCCTTTCAGAAGCCATCCGCTACTACTCCAACGAACAAACCTGCATTGATCTGCTAGCCTCCCTCCGCTGGCCTGATGGACAAGTGGTATGCACCGCTTGCGGCGAGATCGGAAACACTATTTGGCTTGCCAATCAAAAGCGCTGGAAGTGCCGGGGCTGCAAGAAACAGTTCTCCGTTAAGGTCGGCACGATCATGGAGGACTCGCCAATCTCACTCGACAAATGGATGGTCGCGTTTTGGATGCTAGCGAATTGCCGCAATGGTGTTTCGTCCTACGAGATCAAACGCGCAATCGGCGTGACTCAGAAATCCACTTGGCACATGCTTCACCGCATTCGACTCGCCATGACAGACCTCGCCACTGAGAAATTTGGTACTGATTTTCCGATTGAGATCGATGAGACTTTTGTCGGCGGCAAGGTTCGCAATATGCATAAATCGCGCCGCGATAAGAGACTGAACTACTCCGCTGGCAACGGCAAAGCTATTGTCATGGGGATGCTGGAAAGAGGCGGCAGGGTTCGCGCTAGAGTCATTGCGGACCGCAAGGTTCAGACCATGCGCCCCGTGCTAGAGGGCAGCATTGAGCGAGGCGCTAACGTCATCACAGACGAGCATGTGAGCTATCCATTCTTAGCCAAGGAAAACGAGTACGCACACGAAATCATCAATCACATCGAAGGATACGTTCGCGGCCACATTCACACGAATGGAATCGAAAATTTCTGGTCATGCCTCAAGCGCAGCTTGGGTGGAACGTATATCAGTGTTGAGCCGTTCCATTTGGAGCGTTACGTGGATGAGCAGGTATTTCGATTTAATCTCCGCAAACAAGAGAACACAGACGCCAGCAGGTTCAAGGCCGCATTGAAGGACATTGTAGGTCGCAGATTGACCTATGCGGAGTTGACGGGGAGGTTGAATCCAGCGGCCTAA
- a CDS encoding substrate-binding domain-containing protein, translating into MKAMKCVALALVAFGVAFTTGCDRHSNKEVFYMVSSNMALPYWQTAAKGFNKAASQYKVTAKVVGPENYDPQAELAELQKAVAAKPAGILISVADVSVLGPAIDSAIGAGVPVITIDSDAVGSKRLFFIGTNNLEAGRMGGHRVIEQLGGVGNVVFFTISGQPNMEERLKGFKDVLDTRPGIHIIDVIDIKNDARTAFDKTQELMVQTGPKKINAFVCLESASGKMVSDAVKRTNAGDRVVVAWDVNQDTLDGIKGGSINATVAQKPFTMGFIGLRSLDEIFHAPPVALSTDYSQDAFSPFPVFIDTGTSLVDKHNVDAYISSAEAHQ; encoded by the coding sequence ATGAAGGCGATGAAATGTGTTGCGTTGGCCCTGGTGGCCTTTGGAGTTGCATTCACGACAGGCTGCGACAGGCACTCGAATAAAGAAGTCTTCTACATGGTGTCGTCAAACATGGCGCTGCCGTACTGGCAGACCGCCGCCAAGGGTTTCAACAAAGCAGCTTCGCAATACAAGGTCACCGCGAAAGTGGTGGGTCCTGAAAACTACGATCCGCAGGCAGAATTGGCGGAGTTGCAGAAGGCAGTTGCGGCAAAACCCGCCGGCATTCTGATTTCAGTCGCGGATGTGTCTGTACTTGGACCCGCGATTGATTCGGCGATCGGCGCCGGTGTTCCCGTGATCACGATCGATTCTGATGCGGTGGGGAGCAAGCGGCTGTTCTTCATCGGCACGAACAATCTGGAAGCCGGAAGAATGGGCGGCCATCGCGTGATTGAACAACTGGGCGGCGTCGGAAACGTGGTGTTCTTCACGATTTCAGGTCAGCCGAATATGGAAGAGCGGCTGAAGGGATTCAAGGACGTTTTGGATACCCGGCCTGGAATTCACATTATTGACGTAATCGACATCAAGAACGACGCCCGTACGGCGTTCGACAAGACCCAGGAGTTGATGGTGCAGACGGGGCCCAAAAAAATCAATGCGTTTGTCTGTCTCGAATCAGCATCGGGGAAAATGGTCTCGGACGCGGTTAAGCGCACGAATGCTGGTGATCGCGTTGTGGTGGCCTGGGACGTGAATCAAGACACCCTGGACGGTATCAAGGGTGGCTCTATCAACGCAACGGTTGCGCAAAAGCCTTTCACGATGGGATTTATAGGCTTGCGGTCACTCGACGAGATTTTCCATGCGCCGCCGGTTGCGCTGTCAACGGACTATAGCCAAGATGCATTTTCGCCGTTCCCGGTGTTTATCGACACCGGTACTTCACTGGTCGATAAGCACAACGTGGACGCCTATATTTCGTCCGCCGAGGCGCATCAGTAA
- the dgt gene encoding dGTP triphosphohydrolase has product MSFQIQMNALLAENIAVDGYGTLAARKHPETPHPYRSPFARDNARILHARAFRRLAGKTQVFSRLARDLPGDHFRSRLTHTLEVAQISRTIAVSLGLNSELAETLALAHDIGHPPFGHAGEKALDTALRQYGLGFDHNLHALRIVTWFEERYPAYRGLNLTLGVREGIIKHSRDYTSASHPELAEYFLDLRPPLEAQLIDLADEIAYLTADFDDGLDSGILNLEAVRDQVPFFRRFHDEVTNEYPLAQSKQAVYETLNRMLNALVTDLIDEVRSRVNALGATTLEDIRNAPGRIAALGPAMEAERATAKGFLYTNFYNSPGMEEEHERAARLVRDLFSALMGDPGLLPADHQLQIPSEGLARTVADYIAGMTDSYIEQLWTRCCR; this is encoded by the coding sequence ATGAGTTTTCAAATCCAAATGAATGCCTTGCTGGCCGAAAATATAGCCGTCGATGGCTATGGCACGCTAGCCGCTCGCAAGCATCCCGAGACTCCCCATCCCTATCGCTCTCCCTTCGCTCGCGATAACGCCCGCATTCTCCACGCTCGCGCCTTTCGCCGCCTCGCAGGGAAAACCCAGGTATTCTCCCGGCTCGCTCGCGATCTACCGGGCGACCATTTCCGCAGCCGCCTCACGCATACCCTCGAAGTGGCGCAGATCTCCCGAACAATTGCGGTGTCTCTCGGTTTGAACTCCGAACTCGCCGAAACCCTCGCCCTGGCGCACGATATCGGACATCCTCCCTTTGGCCACGCCGGCGAGAAAGCCCTCGACACCGCTTTGCGGCAGTACGGCCTTGGCTTCGACCACAACTTGCACGCGCTCCGCATCGTTACCTGGTTCGAAGAGCGATACCCTGCATACCGCGGCCTCAATCTCACACTCGGCGTGCGCGAAGGCATCATCAAGCACTCTCGCGATTACACCTCCGCCTCTCATCCCGAGCTCGCTGAATACTTCCTCGATCTTCGCCCTCCGCTGGAAGCGCAATTAATCGATCTCGCTGACGAAATCGCCTACCTCACCGCCGATTTCGATGACGGACTCGATTCGGGCATCCTTAACCTCGAGGCTGTCCGGGATCAAGTGCCCTTCTTCCGCCGGTTCCATGACGAAGTGACAAATGAATACCCGTTGGCGCAGTCGAAGCAGGCAGTCTATGAAACCCTGAATCGCATGCTCAACGCCCTGGTCACAGATTTGATCGATGAGGTGCGAAGTCGCGTCAACGCTCTGGGAGCTACCACGCTTGAAGATATCCGGAATGCTCCCGGAAGAATTGCGGCACTCGGCCCGGCTATGGAGGCGGAACGCGCTACAGCCAAGGGCTTTCTATATACCAACTTCTACAACTCGCCCGGAATGGAAGAAGAGCATGAGCGCGCCGCCCGGCTCGTGCGCGATCTATTCTCAGCGCTGATGGGCGATCCCGGATTGCTCCCCGCCGATCACCAGCTTCAGATTCCAAGCGAGGGATTGGCCAGGACAGTAGCTGACTACATCGCCGGCATGACCGACAGCTACATCGAGCAGTTGTGGACGCGTTGCTGCAGATAA
- a CDS encoding DHA2 family efflux MFS transporter permease subunit encodes MAAAATTTFHDTWRPRANPWAIAITVTLATFMEALDTSIANVAMPHIGGSLGASPEEATWVLTSYLVANAMVLPISGWIANRIGRKRFYMSCVFLFTVASLLCGIAPTLGMLVFFRVLQGAAGGGLQPSEQSILADTFPPQKRSMAFAVYGVAVVTAPVLGPTVGGWIVDNYTWRWIFFLNIPVGIISLYLSNRLVEDPPYLAEVRKRREGIDYWGLGLLIIAIGSIQIMLDKGQEDDWLSSRFIVTLLITSIIGLTLFFWRELSIEHPVLDLRLFARRNVGMTQLVMFMVGVALYSSTVLIPQFLQEIMGYSARQAGMAVSSGGLVLMFLFPVAGALAPKFDARKLVAIGFVITTFGLWRMTSINPNVSFGQAVSWRVFIALGLPFLFIPINTLCYSGIPQEKYNEVSGLTALMRNLGGSVGISFITTLLARLSQKHLAMLVPKAASGNPAYDQMRGGLTGAWMQRGSALPDAIHHAGAQIYGMAQIQARLLAYVDVIWVMVAVTTVLIPLPFLMQRPKKLPAAPMGH; translated from the coding sequence GTGGCCGCCGCGGCGACAACCACATTCCACGACACGTGGCGACCCCGGGCCAATCCCTGGGCCATCGCCATTACCGTCACGCTCGCCACTTTCATGGAGGCGCTCGACACCTCCATCGCCAACGTCGCTATGCCCCACATCGGCGGCTCGCTCGGCGCCAGCCCGGAGGAGGCCACCTGGGTCCTTACTAGCTATCTCGTAGCCAACGCCATGGTGCTGCCCATCAGCGGCTGGATCGCCAACCGCATCGGTCGCAAGCGCTTCTACATGAGCTGCGTCTTCCTCTTCACCGTCGCGTCCCTGCTTTGCGGCATCGCCCCTACTCTCGGCATGCTGGTCTTCTTCCGTGTGCTCCAGGGCGCTGCTGGAGGCGGCCTCCAGCCTAGCGAGCAATCGATCCTCGCCGACACCTTCCCGCCCCAGAAACGCAGCATGGCCTTCGCCGTATACGGAGTCGCCGTCGTCACCGCCCCCGTCCTCGGCCCGACTGTCGGAGGATGGATCGTCGACAACTACACCTGGCGTTGGATCTTCTTCCTCAACATCCCCGTCGGCATCATCTCGCTTTATCTTTCCAACCGCCTCGTCGAAGACCCGCCGTATCTCGCCGAAGTCCGCAAGCGTCGCGAGGGTATCGACTACTGGGGGCTCGGCCTCCTCATCATTGCCATCGGCTCCATCCAGATCATGCTCGATAAGGGTCAGGAAGACGACTGGCTCAGCTCTCGCTTCATCGTTACGCTTCTGATCACATCGATTATCGGACTTACGCTCTTCTTCTGGCGCGAACTCTCCATCGAACACCCCGTCCTCGACCTGCGCCTCTTTGCGCGCCGCAACGTCGGCATGACCCAGCTCGTCATGTTCATGGTGGGCGTCGCCCTGTATTCGTCGACCGTTCTGATCCCGCAATTCCTGCAGGAAATCATGGGTTATTCCGCCCGACAGGCCGGCATGGCGGTCTCCTCCGGCGGACTTGTGCTGATGTTCCTCTTCCCCGTCGCGGGCGCACTCGCGCCCAAATTCGACGCGCGCAAGCTCGTCGCCATCGGCTTCGTCATCACCACCTTTGGTCTGTGGCGTATGACGTCGATCAACCCCAATGTCAGCTTCGGCCAGGCAGTCAGCTGGCGCGTCTTCATCGCCCTCGGCCTGCCCTTTCTGTTTATCCCCATCAACACGCTCTGCTACTCAGGAATCCCGCAGGAAAAATACAACGAGGTCAGCGGACTAACAGCGCTCATGCGCAATCTAGGCGGAAGCGTGGGCATCAGCTTCATCACCACCCTGTTGGCACGTTTGAGCCAGAAGCACCTTGCCATGCTCGTACCAAAGGCCGCGTCCGGCAACCCAGCATATGACCAGATGCGGGGTGGCCTCACCGGCGCATGGATGCAGCGCGGATCAGCATTGCCTGATGCGATTCATCACGCCGGCGCGCAGATCTACGGCATGGCCCAGATACAGGCCCGCCTTCTCGCCTACGTCGATGTCATCTGGGTCATGGTCGCGGTCACCACCGTCCTCATCCCGCTCCCGTTCCTGATGCAACGCCCCAAAAAACTCCCCGCCGCCCCCATGGGTCACTAG